A genomic window from Lotus japonicus ecotype B-129 chromosome 1, LjGifu_v1.2 includes:
- the LOC130728249 gene encoding uncharacterized protein LOC130728249 yields the protein MEESKAPEAAPPLSNPPPTTQTQTQIPSSTTRKRPLDSDVHSNYFKLRAVVRDLRPHFIQVLQTPDFKNCKASEEIRERLKIVIKLCDNMKTLDQKTLQEQQPQHVKSPEQLQVEKSFARQSEIKLTPPVPGSQKLQPDQDSQIHGTYVVGGSAFGWNFITFAGKEPVYYGRTKEQFRSARLTSSI from the exons ATGGAAGAATCAAAGGCACCAGAGGCTGCACCACCACTCTCtaacccaccaccaaccactcaaactcaaactcaaatccCTTCCTCCACAACCAGGAAGAGGCCACTCGACTCTGATGTTCACTCCAATTACTTCAAGCTTCGCGCTGTTGTTCGAGACCTTCGCCCCCATTTTATCCAG GTTCTCCAAACCCCTGACTTCAAAAATTGCAAGGCATCCGAGGAAATTCGAGAAC GGCTGAAGATTGTGATTAAATTATGCGATAACATGAAAACATTGGATCAGAAAACACTGCAAGAGCAGCAGCCACAACATGTCAAGTCTCCAGAGCAGCTTCAAGTGGAGAAATCTTTTGCTCGGCAATCGGAAATTAAGCTTACCCCGCCAGTTCCCGGTTCTCAGAAGCTACAGCCTGATCAAGATAGTCAGATACATGGGACATATGTAGTTGGAGGATCAGCTTTTGGCTGGAATTTCATCACCTTCGCAGGCAAGGAACCTGTCTATTATGGCAGGACAAAGGAGCAATTTCGATCAGCAAGACTGACAAGTTCTATATAG